TCGCGATTTCCTTAGCAACATACCGGGCGCTTTGTAGATCTTCGTCTTCTATACTTACAAGTGCTGAAGCTTGTGTTTGAATATATTTTCCTTCTTTGATAGTCACTCTGAGCTTTGGAGATAGCATGCATGTTCTACCAGTCGTTGAACACTTCTTCCATTTCGATGGATGAGTCTTTGATCCCGATATATGTTGTGCACCAGCCTCATCACGAAACTTTTCAGGTGATTTCTGCTTATCAGTTGAATGTGACTTGCGAACAAgttcaaatttgattttgtttaagaTATCTTGGTTAGATTGGTCAACGACATGGATTTGTCTTAATGGCGTTACCTTGTCCGTCTCAAGAAAACAATGGAGAGCTTCACCAAATGCAGCAGGAAAAATGTCGGATGGACATTTTGCACATCCTGTAAATGGTACAAAGGAACATCACTTTAACTATAAAATCAATTTAGCTTTTACTATAATGATAGAAAATATGAGTTTCCGTTTACATCCTTACAATgttatttacaatatacatattatatacagattATGGTAGATGAATCTCCATTAAGACTGAAAGTCACATTACATTTATGGTATTGCATGAGAATGAATAAAGAcacttgatatatatatgtaccaacGTTAATATAGCCTGTATTAGAGAAAGATGATAAACTCACCGATAGCAGGTAGTGCAACTGATTTAGCCCCAATATTGCATGCTTCATCCAAAGCGTTCAAAATAGCCCTACCCAGATCATCATGATATAGTTTCCTTCTTGTTGATTGATCTGTACCACTTTTCTTGTATTCAGGCCACCTTGGTACGACGACATGAATAACGCACCTATAGTGGAGGTTCCCAGCAGTAGTAAAGCAAGCATCTGCCACATTTAGTCTCCGTTCAGCGTAAACAGTTTTGCAAGCTGTCTCCAATTCAGGACCAGCAGCTTGAGAAATCTGAGCAGACAGACCACGAGAATTATCTAGCTTACTATTTGTTCCATGAATAATTACATCTACATCCAGATTGAGGAGGTCGCCCTGATACATAAACACCTGTATCCCACCACTACTCTTCCAAACCTCTGATCCCGACGGTGGTGTCattctcttttttcttcctgAATCCGGTTTTGATTGTTTCTGAAATGGTTGGCTGGTAACCCTTCCAATGACTGTCAATATCTGACGTTCAGTCTCCCCAACAGCATCACTGTTCTTTCCAACAAGCTTGATTTCTTTATGACTGGGGTTATGTTGACATAATATGCCCTTTGAATGCATTGCATGTTCTTGACGTTGATAATATTCCTCAAATTTCTTCAGTTCAGTATCAGTCAGCGTCTTGATTTGTCTCCTAGCGTATTGCCTATGTTGATCCCTAGCATCTCTAAAGTTTTTTGTCTGACCAGTTAAATAACATTCGTTGCGATTAGTACTGCATTCTACTTCCAGTCCGTTGCCAATTCCTTCATTGAAATACACTATCTCAATATATTGTTCTGATGGACAAGACAATGTTTCTCTTTCGTCAACATGGTCTGGATATGTCCATTTTTGATTATGTTGGCCAGTTTTCTTCAAGGTTCCTTGTTCCATTTCACTACTATAAAAGGTGCGCTCAGACATGTTATCAAAGTCTATTTTATCACCTTCTTCCACCATATCTTCACCAGCTAAATGTCCTTTGCTAACTTTTTTGTTGTCTTTGGTCACTGTTTACCGGATCCGCCTGTACTTTACAATAATGATCGTGTATACCTGAGCCTTGTTTCGGATTGAAAAATTCCTTTGTCAACTCTCTTGTATTACCACCATTCAGGTTACCTACATTAACCGATGGCCTAGAATCATTCTGTTGGCTACTTTCGCTCTCATTATCATCGTGTTTTTTAACGATATGAATTGTGTTGTCATGTCCTCTGTTCTTTGTCTGGATTGAATCCTTGATTTTTGTAGAAGTAACATGCGTCTGAGAAgcattaactttatttttagAACGGTCACTCTCCTCTGGTTCAGCATCATATTGACTGCTTTGTGTAGGTCTTCCAGTAGCTGTAGTTGTGTTTTTCTCTTCCGTCAGTGGCATCACCGTATGGTCGCCTGCTCTGTGCCTGATTACCCTGCTTAGTCAGCCTATCATGTCCCCTTGTATCACCATGGGGATCTCCACTGTCATCTGGACGGCGTCCATCTAGGAACCTATCGTCCCTAATTCCATCAGTTATAATGCTTACTATGTATTTGTAGGCACACTGAATCTCTGGTAAACTCCCTGTTAGGTAACAGGTTCCATGATCATTTAACCATGTAGCCCCAGACGCATCATAGATAGCATTACCATTTACTCGGGTCTGGATTGCTTGGGCAATATCACTTTTCAGCTTTGCTTTCACATTTTGGACAGTCTGAAAGAAAAAGAggtaaaaatacaatgtaatcaTACTGTCTTTCTAACAATGTACAATATATCTTTTTACATAGACATGTTCTATGtatgaaaataacaaacaaaagtgGTCGTCATGATCTCATGTTTTTTAGATTAGTTTCCttgttttaaatagaaaaaaaataccacGGGGTCAGGTGGTATTGGCTTAAATGTCAATTTGAAGTTGTTgaaacaaaaaattgaaaataaatgaaattacacAGGAAACATAGGAAACAGAAATTAAAGTTTTTATAATTGTATGTGTTTTTGGCCCTTTTTGGTTCCCAAATCCatcaaacgttttataatgaaAAGCAAGTAAGTTATGGTATTTGAAATAAGTATTGCATAATCCTTACTCAATGTTAATAATAATTGTAGCTGTAGGTGTCCATAGTCTCTACCTGCTAAATGCAAACTTTAAATAAGCAATTTTGGAAATTGTCAATGTTTTTAAGGACGCGAGCGCTCTATGATAAATAAAGGCAATCAAAATTCCATTTCTGATGTCATATAGTTACAGTGTAATTTTAAACGTTACAATAACCATTAAGCAAAAACATTTTACCAGGAAATTCACTAGAAACCAAGATAACAGACAATATCAATACCTGTTTTGGGAATTTAGCCACAAGATATGCATCATTTCCATGTTGATCCAGCATCTTTTGGGCATCTAAAAATCCAATTCAGTGAAGAAATGATGGTACCACTGCAGGTGCTATGGAATATGTTCACTCAATATAAATTAAATGCGTTGttctataaaaataatttctgttGCAGTCCATACAAAAAAGTGAATctacatgaaaatgaaaaaaaaaatcccttttgAAACTTCTGAGAAATAACAGTAACTATTACTGATTTGGTGATTGTGAGATAAAAGCTGAAGTAATAATCTCCATGGTGACCATCTGTTGGCCTTTCGATATGGACCAAGTTGAACTTACATatcaaatatcaacaatttaaaGTGTAGTGCTTTGTgagaaataacaataacaacaattGTTTACTGATCGAGAGATCCGGACAGAGTAAGGAACAAAAGTAAATAGgtacatatatgtaaacaaggacatagtcattcagatcccccgccaatggagatatcaaagctgaagtaagtttgattgtggagacttatttgtatgagaaaaaaaacaggaagaaggaagttgagctaaagaaagatggagtataattcaagtagagcggggctgcaattgttgaatcaggtatacagccttgacatttatattagactatatacacaaagatgggtggagttttgcaaagtaacatttaccatttaccatgatattttcagcaatgtttccatggtaacggaaaaagtgcaaaaaatgaaaacctaaaaatagcaaaaggtactacgagaccataaaaagaatgtgtatatgaagtttcgtggaaatatctctgctggttctagagttatgctccagaaatgaacctgctacaaaaaatatgatattttcagcaatgtttccatggttacagaaaaaagtacaaaaagtgaaaaccttaaaatagcaaaaggcactacaagaccatgagactaatgtgcctatggagttccgtgcatatatctcaaccggttttccagttctgctgcggaaacgaacctgctacaaaaatatgatatattttagcAATGTTTTCCAttttacggaaaaagtgcaaatatgaaaataaaaatagcaaaagacactactagaccataagaacaatgtgtctatgaaggtTCATGGAAAAAAGTTGTGCGGAAACATCCACAAAAATCTAccattttcaaatgtttccatggttacagaaaaagtacaaaaaaagaaaacctaaaaggcaaaaggcactactagacgataagaccaatgtgtctatgaagtttcgtgaaaatatctcttctggttttagagttatgctccggaaacgaactggtacaaaaatatgatattttcagcaatgtttccatggttacggaaaaaatgcaaaaaatgaaaacctaaaaatagcaaaaggcactactagaccataagaccaatgtatgtatgaagtttcgtggaaatatctctactggttatagagttatgctccggaaaccattcgtacggacggacacgGACGGTCGGAAGAAGACGGACAGACGggcggacggaacccatttgtatatcccccgcccaactcgttgaaaaataacaatatcctGTATATGCTTAAAGGGATAATTCAGTCTgactaattctgttacataacccaagaagcaaaatattgCATAAGTGTTACTGTTcaacattccttatgaaacatgaaaaaatagtgacaaattccacattTCCAAGAATTTTAATTGACACCGTTGCAATTATAAATTGTACACTAatatgattaagcaggtacaaatatatacactgtacacataCCCGAGCTGGTGTCATGTCGGTTAAAGAAATGCAATATAAAATCACTAAGGAGTTGATGGAATTGTTTTTGTCAGACAAAAGCATgtacctaataaggtaaacacactacagTAAGAGCGATTTCAGTAGTTCTAGCCAAACGTTGCCTTACTCCACTGTCACTTGCCAGGTTCGGTGTACAAGACGTCCAACCAACAATATGTAATTATAGCAGAAAGCGAGTGATTTTTGTGAAAAGAATTGACATACATAATAAGACATAAAAACAAACTTCAATGTCTGTAGGACATTAAAGACCCAGCCTTCAGACAGGACAGGATGGTATGAAAGTTAAGGAAACTATACAAATATGAGTACCTTGCCCATTAGATACAGGGGTTAGATGTATTACTTAGATAAGATCAATGTACGTTCAGATGCTGGGAAAATTTATAGTAAGTTACCTTTCATAGACGTAAATATAATCAGTGCTTCTGTTTCATCCCGGAAAGGACAAATGACATCAATCCCTGTTGGTTTTGCCAGCCAGTCTTCTATTCTCTCTTTATCTAATGCAGAGTGACTTTTAGATGTAACAATCAAACGCTTTTTTTCATACTCTGTTCGAATTAATACAACACTGAAACAgagtacattgtataacaaagtcaatacctgtccaatacatggtcgtctgtacaaagtcaatacctgtccaatacatggtcgtctgtacaaagtcaatacctgtccaatacttggtcgtcTGTACAAAGTCAATACCTATCCAATACTTGGTCTTATGTACAATgtcaatacctgtccaatactttTGGTCGTCTGTAAAAAGACAAAACTGTCCAATACTTGTCGTCTGTACAATGTCAATACCTGTCCAATGCTTGATCATCTGTACAATGTCAATAActgtccaatacttggtcgtctgtacaaagtcaatacatgtttttttcattttgaaatatttttattaaatcgttagatttaatagggatttgggcagcaggctatgcctatataagcccACTCCCTGTCAATACAtgtccaatacttggtcgtctgtacaatgtcaatacctgtccaatacttgtTCGTCTCTACAAAGTCAATACCTGTCCATTCTTGGTGTCTGTACAAagtcaaaacatgtttttttcatttcaaaatgtctttATTAAATCGTTAGATTTAAtagggattgggcagcaggctatgcctatataa
This genomic window from Argopecten irradians isolate NY chromosome 11, Ai_NY, whole genome shotgun sequence contains:
- the LOC138334783 gene encoding protein mono-ADP-ribosyltransferase PARP14-like — encoded protein: MVEEGDKIDFDNMSERTFYSSEMEQGTLKKTGQHNQKWTYPDHVDERETLSCPSEQYIEIVYFNEGIGNGLEVECSTNRNECYLTGQTKNFRDARDQHRQYARRQIKTLTDTELKKFEEYYQRQEHAMHSKGILCQHNPSHKEIKLVGKNSDAVGETERQILTVIGRVTSQPFQKQSKPDSGRKKRMTPPSGSEVWKSSGGIQVFMYQGDLLNLDVDVIIHGTNSKLDNSRGLSAQISQAAGPELETACKTVYAERRLNVADACFTTAGNLHYRCVIHVVVPRWPEYKKSGTDQSTRRKLYHDDLGRAILNALDEACNIGAKSVALPAIGCAKCPSDIFPAAFGEALHCFLETDKVTPLRQIHVVDQSNQDILNKIKFELVRKSHSTDKQKSPEKFRDEAGAQHISGSKTHPSKWKKCSTTGRTCMLSPKLRVTIKEGKYIQTQASALVSIEDEDLQSARYVAKEIAKAAGDQYRKKMEQLRKMGIKYQISDVFDTYAGDIRNAKHVLHVIGPVADTDIVGNKDLFKALAGNIRACIFRVLNKVVEMELDSVALPSFTSGTFEQGQTEKVWELCVDVVKKYAADQSVKSSLKEIILVAGHHDVQLLLKLFESEMPHYGTVV